The sequence GAAGATCATCCGGATGGAGCAATTTCAGAATCAGATCATTGTCGCGTTCGCTCCCGGTGACGCCGAATATCTCCGCGTATCGTGTATCCCATGTTGACCTGTTCGTGATGGGATTGTAATGCCACCATCCCATCTGAGCGGCGTCGAGCGCGAGTTGTCGTTGACGGTCGAAATATTGTGCTTCACGTTCGGCCGTCTTCCGGGCAGTGATGTCGATCATGGATGAAATCGTACACCTTTCTCCGAAGAGATCGACTATCACAATGGAGCCGAGAACAGATTTTATCGCGCCGGAACGCGCGCGTATGGTGAATTCGATCTCACGGGCAGATCCGTGTTCGAGCACCGATTGTATCCGCTCCTTCCGTTGTTCCGCCGTTGCCACGTGTAGCTGCACACTTGAATGGCCCAGGACGTCCTCGCGCGGATACTCGATCAGGCGGAGAAAGACGTCGTTCACTTCCAGGAAGGCGCCATCGGAGAGGCGGCTTATCGCCAATGCAATGGGGCTACCGTGAAACACAGCCGAGAAGGTGGTCTCGGACCGCTGCAGTTCGTCCTGTAAAGTTCGTAACGCATTCCGGGTCGCGCGTCTGTGTGCGTAGAACACGGCGAGTGCACCAAGCATCAACAACAGAGCGATGATGACATACATCAACGTGTCCGCGGTACGCGTGATGCGCGGCATCTCCGCCGCCAGCATGGGCGCTGCAGGCAGGAACAGTTCGATACCGATCACACACAGATGTACCATGCGTCGATGACCACACAGGCGTCCGTTATCTCGAACGAGGGCCAAGATTCGTCAATGCTCTAGGTACGCGGGGGAGGCCGGAGTGCAGAGGAGTCTGCAAATGATAAAGAATCCAACGGGAGGAGGGCGCTTCTCAGATTTCCGCGGGGAAGAACAAACTACCGGCTCAGGTTGGGGCAATAGTACGGCGGGCAAGCAAGAGAAGCAAGATGTTGGAATCGATTCGTATCTCCTTTCTCCTAACACGAGCGGGTGGAGACAGGAGGAAGGAGTCAGGAGACACGTACTGATTCAATACCTGGCTCCTGACTCCTGTCTCCTCACACGGCCTTCGTAGATCGACCTACCCTTCTACGGTCTACCGTCGGAGTGCAGCCGCAGCACTTCCGAATTATGGGACGACGACGGAGCCCCTCCGCATCGCCCGGGAGCAATTCGTCTCCGCGTGCTATCTTATGGAGGCATGTTCAACGGAGGATACACATACCGCGATCGCATTTCGCGCGCATGGCAAGGGAAACCTGCGCTGCAGTATTACATGACGCATCACGGACACCTCGACGAGGAGCAGTGGATACTTCGCTTCACAGGCGGTTTCATCACCTGCAACGGACAGACGATACGCGCCACTGATCCATTGCGCGCGGGCATGCTGCTGGAATATCATCGTGCGCCCTGGATCGAACCGGAGGTGCCGGACGAACTGCCCGTTCTATACAGTGATGACGACGTACTGGTCTTCGACAAGCCCGACCGTTTGCCCGTGCTGCCCGGTGGTCTGTATCTCGAGAACACCCTGGTACTGCGGGCGCGGCGTCTGTACGGCGACGCAGTGATCCCCGCGCACCGCCTGGGGCGCGGCACAACGGGCGCCATTCTCTGCACACGCACCACGCGCGCGGCCACGGCCTTTCACGCGATGATGCGCGGAGGCCGCATAGCGAAAACGTACCTGGCCCTCGTGCAGGGACTGCCGCAGCGGGACTCCTTCACCATCACCACACCTATCGGACGCGTCGAACATGCGCGGCTTGGAAGCATTCACGATGTGACGCCATCGGGCAAACACGCCGTGAGTGTATGCGAGGTGCTCGCGCGGGACGAGTCCGCCTCCACCTCCCTGCTCCGTGTTACAATTCCGACCGGACGCACGCATCAGATCCGCATACATCTCGCATCGATCGATCATCCGCTTGTCGGAGACCGTTTCTACCGCGGTCCCGCGGCCGCACCCGATCCCGCGCCTGTTAATCCGGGGGATCCCGGGTATCTCCTCCATTCGTGGAGACTGGAGTATATCGATCCCTTCTCAGGTGAAACGCGGGTTGTTGTGGCGCCGGCACCAGCGTGGGCTGGGATGGGTAGATGGTAGTTAGTAGTTAGTAGTTGGTAGTTGGGTAGTTCGATCTACGAAGGCCGTGTGAGGATACAGGAGGAAGGAGTCAGGAGACATGCACCATTTCAACTCGTGTCTCCTGTATCCTGTATCCTCACGCTCGTGTGAGGACACAGGAGGAAGGAGTCAGGAGACATGCACGATTCCAACCCGTGTCTCCTGTATCCTGTATCCTGTATCCTCACGCTCGTGTGAGGATACAGGAGGAAGGAGTCAGGAGAAAGAACTGCGGCAAACACCTTGCACCATTGCCGCGGCTTCTGTACACTACACCCCATGCCCACATTCGCACCGGGATTCAGGCCCGCAACATATTGGGATGAAAATCTCACGCGCATCGCCGCAGTAAAGGGAACACTGCGGCAGAACCTCCTCATCGAGGAGGCCGCCAGCGGCATACCCAACGACATGCCCGAAATGCTGCGGCAACCGTCGCTGCCACCCGCGGTACTCGTCATGGTGCGCGCGATGGACGCGGCCTTCGTGAGCGGCGAATACTTGCCGGATCTGCTGCCGGAGGAAACGGAGATCGCGCGCATCACGCGCACGCGCACTCCGGAGGGCGGCGTGTGCAGCATACGCGCCCAAAAAACGGATACGGAGATCCGATACCGCGCGGTGGACGAGGAAGGCGGCGACTACACACTCGCGCGCAACACGTCCGCCGATCCGCTCACATTGCGCGAGCTGACAGCGCTTATCGATACCGCGCGCTGCACGGCGTCCGACGGTGACGCGCTCCTGCTTCGCCGCGACGGACTCGTGCTCGGCGAGGCCGCATGCCGTCTGCAGACGCTGAATCCCGAACCGCTGGACCTGCTCGACTTCCTCGCGGCGTCGTCGGTGTATTATCCCGGACTCGAGGACTGGTACGAACACGCCCTCGTCAAATGGATACGACTCGTACAAAATGGAACACGGCCCCCGATCGATTCGGAGGCCGTGTTGAAAATGCCGCTGGAAGCCGGGACCGATTAAACGGTCGGCGCCGGTTTCTTGCGTCGTATCAGCAGCGCCACAATCACACCGAGGAAGAGCACCAGGCCGGCGATGGTCAGGACCCAGGTGATGTCGAAGCCTGAGCCTGTGCTCACCGTGGCGGTCAGCATCACATCCTTCGACAGCTCGGGCAGCGAGTACTGCCACGTGAGCGTGCTGCCATCGACCTTTGTGGCATTGCTCGCCACAACCTCGCCCGGCATCGTGTAGGAATAGACGAATTTGAATTCCTCCATGCCCATGCCATTGGCGTTGTTGCTTCCCTTGATCGTCTGTTTGAACACCAGCTTGTCGCCCTCGGGCTTGAACGAGAACGTGGCGTTCTTAAATGCCGCAGTCTCGGACAGCTTGTTGATGTCCTTGAACGACACCTCGAGACGAACGTGCCGGGTCGAATCCTTGACGTCCAGATCGACGGTCACCTTCTCAACCTCGACGCCGCTGTTGGTGTAGCGATTCTTGATCTCGGATTCCTGGAAGGAAAAATTGTCGTTCCCCATCCACTGGACGTTGTCTTCCTTGGTCCAGTAATGGATTTCCATCTCTCCGGATCCGTCGGCATTCAGCGTGGCTTTCTGCTCGTAATTCAGACAGCCCGACAGTATCAGGACCGGCAACAGAGCGGCTGCGGCAATTGCGGCGAACTTTTTCATGGCGACCCCTTGATGGGTGGAAGTTGAGCGGAGCGCGCGGCGCCCCGCGCGTAATTAGGCCGGCTCGACCGGCTTGACCTTCTTCACGAGCATCGTGTCGATCAGCCCGTATTCGCGGGCTTCCTCGGGACTCATGTACT comes from Ignavibacteriota bacterium and encodes:
- a CDS encoding RluA family pseudouridine synthase, with product MTHHGHLDEEQWILRFTGGFITCNGQTIRATDPLRAGMLLEYHRAPWIEPEVPDELPVLYSDDDVLVFDKPDRLPVLPGGLYLENTLVLRARRLYGDAVIPAHRLGRGTTGAILCTRTTRAATAFHAMMRGGRIAKTYLALVQGLPQRDSFTITTPIGRVEHARLGSIHDVTPSGKHAVSVCEVLARDESASTSLLRVTIPTGRTHQIRIHLASIDHPLVGDRFYRGPAAAPDPAPVNPGDPGYLLHSWRLEYIDPFSGETRVVVAPAPAWAGMGRW